The DNA window AGCGCCGTCTTGGAAACGCAGTAAGGCACGACGCTGCGCCGCATCTTGCGCGATGCGCCGGAAGAGATGTTGACGATCGAACCCTTGACGCCCTGATCGATCATCTGGCGCGCAACACCCTGCGACAGCAGGAAAGGGGCGCGCAGATTGATGCCGAAAATCTTATCCCAATCATCCGCATTGATATCGAGGAGGAAGCCGGACGGATAGATACCGGCATTGTTGACCAGAACGTCGGCCGCGCCCCAGTTTTCGGCGATGTAGGCGAGCAGCGCCTTGATGTCGGCATCCGAGGTCAGGTCTGCCGCAAATTGCAGATGTGCGCCGCCGCCGAGATTTTCGGTGGCGATAGCAAGCCTATCCGGATCCCTGTCAGTCAGCAGGACGCGCGCGCCGGCATTTGCGAAGGCCTGCGCGATCCAACCGCCGAAAATGCCCGCCGCACCGGTGACGACAACGCGCTTACCTTTGAAGTCTTCTGAAAAATCAACCATGGGATTCAATTACTCCGTGGGTCGAGGCGATCACGTAAGTGGTCGCCGATGAAATTGACGGACAGGACGAGAAGAAAGAGTGCAAGGCCGGGCATGACCGAGAGCCACCATGCGGTCGCAACGTAGTTGCGCCCTGTCGAAAGCATCGCGCCCCAGCTCGCCGTCGGCGGCTGCACGCCGAGGCCGAGGAAAGAAAGGCCCGCTTCGAACAGCACCATCAGCCCGAATTCAAGCGTAGCGACGACGATGAGTGCGCCGGCGATGTTGGGCAGCACGTGTCGCCACAGCACACGAAACCACCCCGCCCCCATGAACCGGGCCAGACGCAGATAGGGCATATTGGCGACCGTCAGTGTCTGACCATAGGCAACGCGCGCATAGCGCGGCCAACGGGTCAGCGCCAGAACCAGGACGACGTTCAGAAGGCCCGGCCCAAGCACGGCAACCGTGATGATCGCCAGCAAAATGGCGGGTACCGAGAGAACGATATCGACCAGGCGCATGATGAATGTCTCGGTCCAGCCACGATAGAAGGCCGCAAGCATGCCGATGACGCATCCCGAAATGCCCGAGAGCAGCACCGAAGCAACCGCAACGAACAGCGAGACCCGAGCGCCGTAGATCAGCCGGCTCAGCGTGTCGCGGCCCAGTTCATCCGAACCGAAGACGTAGAGCGTGTTACGCACCACCGTGCCAGGCGGCTTCAACCGGCCGAGGAGGTTTTGCACATTCGGGTCATGCGGCGCGATCAACGGAGCGAAGATCACCATCAGTACGATCAGGATCAGGATGACGACCGAGACGACAACGCCGGCCGGCATGCCGCGCACCAGCCTTGCCGATCCGGCGGGAGACACCACACTCATGCCGGCCTCCCGGAAAGACGAATGCGCGGATCGATGACGCTGTAGAGAATATCGGCCAGGAGATTGAGCAGAATGGCGGCGGCCGCGCCGATCAGCACCACACCTTGAACGATCGGAAAATCCCGCGCGCTGATCGCCTGTATTGTCAATTGGCCAAGGCCGGGCCACGCGAACACGGTCTCGATGATGATCGCGCCGGTCAGCAGATTGGCGATCTCGAGCGCCGATATCGTCACCAGCGGCACCGCAGCATTACGCAACAAATGGCGCACGACAATGCGCGTCATCGACAAGCCCTTTGCATGGCCGGTGCGCACATAATCCTTCTCCAGCTCATCCAGAACGGAGGTGCGGGCAACACGGGCAAAGGTCGCCATCGACAGAAACCCGAGCGCGAAGGCCGGCATCAACAGGCTTGTTACGCCGCTTGCGCCAGAGGTCGGCAGCCACCGCAACGCGACGCCGAATAGCATGATGAGAAGAATGGAGGTCCAGAAGGTCGGCATCGACTGACCGATCAGCACGAAGCTCATCAGCCAGCGCGATTCCCAAGAATGGCGGCGCACCGCGATGAGAATGCCGATCGGCACGCCCAGACCAAGCGCAACCACCAACGCTCCTGCCGCCAGCGACAATGTATAGGGCACACGGCTGCCGATGATATCCAGCACCGGAAGATTCTGGACATAGGATTGGCCGAGATCGAACCGCAGCAGACCCGCCAGAAAATGCAGATATTGCAAATAAAGCGGCTGATCGAAACCTAGCGCCGCCCGCATGGTGTCGATATCGGCCTCGCTCGCGTCCGGCGGCACGAGCAGCAACACAGGATCGCCGGTCAGACGCTGCAGGAAAAAGACGAGCGTCACTACACCGAACAGAGCGATCACGGCCTGCAACAGACGCTTTGCGATGAATGCAGGCACGTTTTACTCCCGTCGGTTGGAGACTATGGGAAACCGGAGAGGCGACCTAACTCGTCCGCTTCGGATTGACCTCGTTTTTGGATAAAACTGTTGCGGGGAACTCCGCGTCCCTCAAATTTGCGTCCACCGGCGCCCTCGACTTCTTTGAGGCAGCCTCGATGGCCGCAACGTCCGATTCCAGAAACCGAACTTGGGCGAACCGCGCGAAGGCTTCGCAGACCTCCGCCAGAAATTCGCGTGCAGCCTCCGTCCGGCCTACCCGCTTGGCTTCGACAAATGCGCTCCAATCGACGAGCGGGAACTTCTGCGTGCCGCTCACCTCGAGGAACCCGATATATCGATCCGATTTATCCCAGAGATTTTCGAGCCAGCCGGCGATCAGCGGCGCCTTGAGATGCATTGCCAGGAGGTGCTTCAATTGCCGTTCGTAACGGCGCGCCAGGACCATCTGTTCATCCAGACCTGTTGCCTGCGCGGCCGTCAAAGCCGCGTGCATATCGCATAGCGTCTCCACGCGCATGAACTCTTCCGGCGGAAGTTCGACATCGGCTAGCAGCGGCTCCAATTGACGGCGACCGAGGATCGCTTCGCGCAAGCCGATGGCCGTTATCGGCGTCACCTTCCAACCGCTGCGTGGTTGCGAGGCTACAAAGCCGGAATGGGCCATCCGGACAAGCGCCGCGCGAACAATGCCGCGGCCCAGCCCATAGTCCCGGCAAATCTCGATCTCGGACAACCGCTCACCAGGGGCAAGCGCGCCGGAGATGATGGCATGCCTCAGCTTATTCTCGGCCATCGAAACCGAGTCAGGCGTGCCGGTTAGCAAGAAAGGGCTTTGAACATCGAACATAAAGTGCAAACTAACATCTCAGTTTTGTTAACTGAAGTGTTAGATTTACGCAGACAAGCCGTATTCCGAACTTTTTTATCGCGATCGACATCTCTCAAAGAAAAAATGATTGGGATGCGCTGCAGAAGGGCAATGGGGCCCAATCCCTGGCTGATCCGGCTGCTCGCCGTAATCAGATGCTTGCGCGTCGCCAGCTCGACCACTTGCTGGTGGCGGACTTTGATCGACGAGATGACATCGCTATGCTTTTCTCGATAAACCTTAGTCGGCAACTTTTCCAGAAAGGGTGTTCATTCATGAATAGCTTACCAGCCTTCAAGACCGGACAACGGCGGACCGAATTCGGCCATGTCAAACCCATCGAGGATCTCGAAATCCCGTTCGCCATCATCGAAGGCTCAGAGGGCGGCCCGACCCTGCTGATCACCGCGGGCGTGCATGCCTCCGAATTCTGCTCGATCGAAGCCGCGGTTCGGCTCATGCAGACGAAGGCGGAACAGATCAAGGGCACGCTCGTCATTCTGCCGATCCTCAACATCGAAGGCTTCAGCAAACGCAGCATCTACATCATGCCGCAGGACGGAAAGAACCTGAACCGCATGTTTCCGGGCAATATCGAGGGAACGACAGGCGCACGGCTGGCGAACTGGCTCATGACGAGCGTCTATCCTCAGGTCGATGCCTACATGGATCTGCATGGTGGGGATCTTGACGAGAGCCTGGCGCCGTTCACGATCTTTCCGGCCGGCTGCGAAAAATCCAAAGCGCTGGCCGAGGCTTTCGGCCTGCCGATCGCTGTCGCCTCCAGCCGGCCCGGCAACAGCGTCAATGGCGCCAGGCAAGTCGGCATCCCCAGCATCCTGCCGGAAATCGGCGGCAACGGCCTATGGAACGAGGATACAGTCGGCCTGATGGTCGCGGGCATTCACCGCGTCATGCAGCATCTCGGCATGATCGTCGACGCGCCCAAGCCCCCCAAGCAGGAACCGATGAACGTCTTCACCATGTGGGTTCCGACTGCACCGGTTACCGGCTTGTGGTATGCGAAGAAGGAGCTTTCCGAGACTGTCGCCAAGGGTGACATCCTCGGCGAAATCCGCAATGTTTTCGGCGAGGTTCTCGCAACCGTCATCTCCGAGAACGACGGTTTCATCCTCTACCGAATGTCGAGCCTGTCGGTCAATCAGGGCGAAGCGCTGCTGGGCGTCGGGGTGGCGGCCTGAGCTGGCATCGCGTCGCAGAAGGCGGGTCAGGATCTTTAGTCTTCGATCTCCGCGGCGGTTTTCGCCAACATGCAGAGAAAATCGACATCGTCGCCGATCAGCGCGTCGATAAGCCCATCCTGGATGCAGCGGCGGATCATCGGCAGCTTGTCACGCCCGCTTTGCCAGAATACCGCAAGCTTTTCCGGAAGTGGCAGGCTCAGACGCACCGCGATCCCCCCTTCCCGTAAAGCCTCTGCGTCGGCGCGATGAAAATGGTTGAGCTCAAGCGACACGCCGTCGATATTTCCCGAACGCATCGTCTCGATCAGGCCGAGCGGGCGGTGATAGACAATCGCTTCAGTCTGCAGGCGCGGCTCGATCTGTTTGACACGCTGTAGATCGTGATGATCGAAGGACGAAATGGCGACGTGATCGAAGGCATTGGCTTCCCTGATCAAATCGACCATCACATCGGTCATTCGATTGGCACGCTCCCTTTCCTTCATTTCCACTGCAAGACGCGTGTCGGTTTGCTTGGCCCAGGCGACCACTTCGGCGAATGTCGGAACGCGTGTTCCGGCAAAACGCGGATCGAATTTCGCGCCCGCGTCAAGGGTCAGGATATTGTCTAGATCATGGTCGGCAACCAGTCCCCAGCCATTGGTGGTGCGGGCCAGCGTCAGATCGTGTATGACGACGATCTGATCGTCGCGCGTCAGTACAAGGTCGATCTCACATTCATTGGCGCCGGCATCCACGCCCTTCTGATAGGCGAGAATTGTATTTTCCGGAAAGTGCCGGCTGAAGCCGCGATGGGCGGCGATGCGGAGCGATCCTTGACGGGCGGCATGAAGGGGCAAAGGCACGGGAATTTCTCCTTGGGTTATGAGAAGGCTTTTTCGAAGCTCAGTGCAGCGTCGGATCGAAGGCGTCGCGCAGGTAGTCGCCGATCAGGCTGATCGAAAGAGACAGCAGGAAGATCGCGATCCCCGGCAATGTCGATATCCACCACTCGGTCATCACGTAGTCGCGACCGGCGCCGACCATGCTGCCGAGGCTGACCATGGGCGGTTGGATGCCAAGGCCGAGGAAACTCAGCGCCGATTCCTGCATCAGGATGTCGGGCAGAACGACAGTCAAATTGACGAAAACCACCGAGAGAATGTTCGGCAGCACGTGCATGACCGCGATGCGTGCCGTGCTCGCGCCATTGCGTTTCAGCGCCGCGACATAGCCTCGTTCCAGCTCCAGGCCGGTCATGGTGCGGACGAGCCGTGCATAGCGCTCCCAGCCATAGAGGCCGAGCAGCGCCATGAAGAGCCAGAGATTGTCACCAAAGAAGGCGAGCACCGCGAGCGCGATGATGAGGAACGGCATCGAGGCCTGGAAATCCACTGCAACGCGGATCAGCATATCGGCAAACCCACGACGAAACGCTGCGAGGAGGCCGAGCGTCGTACCAAGCACCAGGCTGATTGCCGAGGCGCCAAGCGCGATCAAAAGGCTGGTGCGAACGCCGTAAAAGACGCGGCTCAGAATATCGCGCCCGAGTTCGTCCGTGCCGAGAACATGCTTGAGAGTACCTCCGAACAGCAACGGCGGAGCCTTTCGGGCATGAAGATCAATCTGCGCAAAACCATAAGGCGCAAGCACATTGGCGAAGACCGCAAGCACGATGAAAGTGACGAGAACGACCAGGCAAATCGAGGTAGTCAGGTCCAGCCGCGCGCTGCGCGGCAATCTATCGGCTTTCGTCTCGGTCAGGCCATCGATGCCGGTCGCTGCATTCGCCATGGTCATCCCTTTCGAAAACGTGGATCAGGCCGCCGTCCGATGCCGCAGGCGCGGATCGGCGAGAATATAGAGAAAGTCGATCAGCAGGTTGGCGCTCACCATGGTGGCGGTGATGAGGATGACGATGGTCTGCACGATGTTGAGGTCGCGCTGCGCCACCGATGAAACCAGAAAGCGGCCGACGCCCGGCCAGGCATAAACCGTCTCGACGATCGCCGCGCCGCCGATCATCCCGCCGACCAGGAAGCCGAGCATGGTCAGGAGCGGCAGGGCGGCGTTGGGCATAACATGCTGCAGCAACACGGCCCGCTCGCCGATCCGCTTGGCGCGCGCTGCCAGGATATATCGCTGTCCCAATACCTCCAGCACGCTGGAGCGCACGAAGCGGGCGATGATACCGGCATTGGCAAGGCCTATGACCAGAACTGGCATGACGAGATGGGCCGGTGT is part of the Rhizobium jaguaris genome and encodes:
- a CDS encoding ABC transporter permease — encoded protein: MPAFIAKRLLQAVIALFGVVTLVFFLQRLTGDPVLLLVPPDASEADIDTMRAALGFDQPLYLQYLHFLAGLLRFDLGQSYVQNLPVLDIIGSRVPYTLSLAAGALVVALGLGVPIGILIAVRRHSWESRWLMSFVLIGQSMPTFWTSILLIMLFGVALRWLPTSGASGVTSLLMPAFALGFLSMATFARVARTSVLDELEKDYVRTGHAKGLSMTRIVVRHLLRNAAVPLVTISALEIANLLTGAIIIETVFAWPGLGQLTIQAISARDFPIVQGVVLIGAAAAILLNLLADILYSVIDPRIRLSGRPA
- a CDS encoding ABC transporter permease → MSVVSPAGSARLVRGMPAGVVVSVVILILIVLMVIFAPLIAPHDPNVQNLLGRLKPPGTVVRNTLYVFGSDELGRDTLSRLIYGARVSLFVAVASVLLSGISGCVIGMLAAFYRGWTETFIMRLVDIVLSVPAILLAIITVAVLGPGLLNVVLVLALTRWPRYARVAYGQTLTVANMPYLRLARFMGAGWFRVLWRHVLPNIAGALIVVATLEFGLMVLFEAGLSFLGLGVQPPTASWGAMLSTGRNYVATAWWLSVMPGLALFLLVLSVNFIGDHLRDRLDPRSN
- a CDS encoding GntR family transcriptional regulator, producing MAENKLRHAIISGALAPGERLSEIEICRDYGLGRGIVRAALVRMAHSGFVASQPRSGWKVTPITAIGLREAILGRRQLEPLLADVELPPEEFMRVETLCDMHAALTAAQATGLDEQMVLARRYERQLKHLLAMHLKAPLIAGWLENLWDKSDRYIGFLEVSGTQKFPLVDWSAFVEAKRVGRTEAAREFLAEVCEAFARFAQVRFLESDVAAIEAASKKSRAPVDANLRDAEFPATVLSKNEVNPKRTS
- a CDS encoding glycerophosphodiester phosphodiesterase: MPLPLHAARQGSLRIAAHRGFSRHFPENTILAYQKGVDAGANECEIDLVLTRDDQIVVIHDLTLARTTNGWGLVADHDLDNILTLDAGAKFDPRFAGTRVPTFAEVVAWAKQTDTRLAVEMKERERANRMTDVMVDLIREANAFDHVAISSFDHHDLQRVKQIEPRLQTEAIVYHRPLGLIETMRSGNIDGVSLELNHFHRADAEALREGGIAVRLSLPLPEKLAVFWQSGRDKLPMIRRCIQDGLIDALIGDDVDFLCMLAKTAAEIED
- a CDS encoding ABC transporter permease, with product MANAATGIDGLTETKADRLPRSARLDLTTSICLVVLVTFIVLAVFANVLAPYGFAQIDLHARKAPPLLFGGTLKHVLGTDELGRDILSRVFYGVRTSLLIALGASAISLVLGTTLGLLAAFRRGFADMLIRVAVDFQASMPFLIIALAVLAFFGDNLWLFMALLGLYGWERYARLVRTMTGLELERGYVAALKRNGASTARIAVMHVLPNILSVVFVNLTVVLPDILMQESALSFLGLGIQPPMVSLGSMVGAGRDYVMTEWWISTLPGIAIFLLSLSISLIGDYLRDAFDPTLH
- a CDS encoding succinylglutamate desuccinylase/aspartoacylase family protein, giving the protein MNSLPAFKTGQRRTEFGHVKPIEDLEIPFAIIEGSEGGPTLLITAGVHASEFCSIEAAVRLMQTKAEQIKGTLVILPILNIEGFSKRSIYIMPQDGKNLNRMFPGNIEGTTGARLANWLMTSVYPQVDAYMDLHGGDLDESLAPFTIFPAGCEKSKALAEAFGLPIAVASSRPGNSVNGARQVGIPSILPEIGGNGLWNEDTVGLMVAGIHRVMQHLGMIVDAPKPPKQEPMNVFTMWVPTAPVTGLWYAKKELSETVAKGDILGEIRNVFGEVLATVISENDGFILYRMSSLSVNQGEALLGVGVAA
- a CDS encoding SDR family NAD(P)-dependent oxidoreductase codes for the protein MVDFSEDFKGKRVVVTGAAGIFGGWIAQAFANAGARVLLTDRDPDRLAIATENLGGGAHLQFAADLTSDADIKALLAYIAENWGAADVLVNNAGIYPSGFLLDINADDWDKIFGINLRAPFLLSQGVARQMIDQGVKGSIVNISSGASRKMRRSVVPYCVSKTALDRLNKGLALELAEFGIRVNIVEPGFAPGSEVSHLTQEHIDNVRGNIPLGRPSQPTDAANAVLFLASDAAAYITGATLAADGGNSIGSLAVYQAKKKPL